The proteins below are encoded in one region of Cololabis saira isolate AMF1-May2022 chromosome 13, fColSai1.1, whole genome shotgun sequence:
- the ncbp2as2 gene encoding protein NCBP2AS2 isoform X1, with the protein MQVDGHLDHLSRPKRIETARTMLSRMLAYFINNLHVVEKLAESRPIRRAAQLTAYAITKAQIAGRDASEKMLRSQTLRQVRQEAGRAPGDLGEIRGRLKKVGETFVSEVKDGWKEGSKQIKK; encoded by the coding sequence TTCCCGGCCAAAGCGAATAGAAACTGCACGCACGATGCTGTCCCGGATGCTGGCGTACTTCATCAACAACCTTCACGTGGTGGAGAAGTTGGCGGAGTCTCGTCCGATCCGCAGGGCGGCCCAGCTCACCGCCTACGCCATCACCAAGGCTCAGATCGCGGGCCGGGACGCCTCGGAGAAGATGCTGCGATCCCAGACGCTGCGGCAAGTCCGGCAGGAGGCCGGCAGGGCCCCCGGGGACCTGGGGGAGATCAGGGGCCGACTCAAGAAGGTGGGGGAGACGTTTGTGAGCGAAgtcaaggatggatggaaggaaggatccAAGCAGATCAAGAAATAA
- the ncbp2as2 gene encoding protein NCBP2AS2 isoform X2 has product MLSRMLAYFINNLHVVEKLAESRPIRRAAQLTAYAITKAQIAGRDASEKMLRSQTLRQVRQEAGRAPGDLGEIRGRLKKVGETFVSEVKDGWKEGSKQIKK; this is encoded by the coding sequence ATGCTGTCCCGGATGCTGGCGTACTTCATCAACAACCTTCACGTGGTGGAGAAGTTGGCGGAGTCTCGTCCGATCCGCAGGGCGGCCCAGCTCACCGCCTACGCCATCACCAAGGCTCAGATCGCGGGCCGGGACGCCTCGGAGAAGATGCTGCGATCCCAGACGCTGCGGCAAGTCCGGCAGGAGGCCGGCAGGGCCCCCGGGGACCTGGGGGAGATCAGGGGCCGACTCAAGAAGGTGGGGGAGACGTTTGTGAGCGAAgtcaaggatggatggaaggaaggatccAAGCAGATCAAGAAATAA